TCAGCGGGTCGAGGGTCTGCCAGCCGGTCAGCCAGACCATGGCTACTCCCGCGATCACCCCGAGCGAAGTCCAGACGTCGGCCATCAGGTGGCGACCGTCGGCGTCGAGCACGGTCGATGATTCCTCCCGGCCGGTCCGGATCAGGAGTCGCGCCACGGCGAGGTTGACCACCGTCGCGATTACCGAAACCGCGATGCCGAGGCCAAGTGTTTCCAGCTCGGTCGGGTGTATCAGCCGGTTCACGGCAGCGTAGGCGACCCCGACCGCAGCCAGCACGATCAGCGCTCCCTCGAACCCGGCGGCAAGGTAGTCGGCTTTCTCGTGACCGTAGGTGTGGTCCTCGTCGGCGGGTCGGGTTGCCCAGAGGATCACGATCAGCGCCACCCCGGCGGCGACCAGGTTGATCACCGATTCGGCGGCGTCCGAGAGCAGGCCGACCGAACCGGTCATCGCCCAGGCGGTGAACTTGAGGCCGATCGTGAGGATGGCGGCAACGATCGAAACGGTGATCACCCGGATCAGCCGACTCCGCCTGCGTTCCTCTCTTGGTTCGACCGTCGGTTTCATGGCTGCTCACCCCGCACTCCCCAACCGTACCCGTGAGGCCGGTGGTGCGGAGGCCACCGGCGGCCGCCGGGGTTTAGGCTTCGCCAATGGCCGAGGCCGCGAACATGGAGTCCGTGCCGGCCCGCATCGCCGCGGTGACGGAACATCTGGTGCTGCTGGCCGATTATCTCGATCCGGCCGGGCTTGAATCCGAGGTTGACCGGCTTGAAGCCGAGATGCAGCAGCCCGGTTTCTGGGACAGCCAGGAAACAGCGGC
This DNA window, taken from Solirubrobacterales bacterium, encodes the following:
- a CDS encoding cation diffusion facilitator family transporter; amino-acid sequence: MKPTVEPREERRRSRLIRVITVSIVAAILTIGLKFTAWAMTGSVGLLSDAAESVINLVAAGVALIVILWATRPADEDHTYGHEKADYLAAGFEGALIVLAAVGVAYAAVNRLIHPTELETLGLGIAVSVIATVVNLAVARLLIRTGREESSTVLDADGRHLMADVWTSLGVIAGVAMVWLTGWQTLDPLIALVVAANIVRTGVSLVREAMSGLMDRALPPADLATVNRVLDSYSSNEIGFHALRTRAAGRRAFISIHVLVPGSWSVQQGHDLVERIEEDLRSRFEQATVFTHLEPLEDPASFEDTDLDRHAHPH